CAGTGAGTGCACACTTAAGTTCTACATTGGATTTACATTTGGTCTGTCTTTGACATTTTGCCATGTTATTGCTTAATTTGCAGTGTTTCTAGCTGGTTTTGGAAGGTATCCTACTGTAGGCGTTCTGAATGTATGTATAAGAGAAGTGGTTTTGAATGAGCCGTTTCTCAATACAGGTATTGGAGACGTGGCTTAGTTACATCCAGCCCTGGAGATACCAAAAACATGTGTACAGTGAAAACAAAGAGAAATGGTAAGATATTTTGAATGTGCTCAGTAGTGTTATAGTTCAGACACAGCATTGGGTTGAAGAGTGCGTTTGCTAACATaaagctgtctctgtctcttaggGCCTCTTTCATTCAGGAGAATATTCCCATGTACACCAGGCTATTCAGCTTCTTCTTGAAAAGATTTGCTCATGTCGACCTCGTCAACGTCGACAATGCAACCATGGTTTTCAGGATGACAAAAGTATTTGCCCAAACCAGTCTTCCAGAATTGATTGAAAATGGTAACCACAATTATTTTTTAGTTGAAGGGCACTGTAACTCAATCACAATGAACAATATTAGACCTCTCAAGATTTGTTTTCTCCATACATTTTGTTTACAGGAGAAAAATTGCTATTGCATCAAGGTCCCCTCCTCCCATCCACTCTGATGGCATCTCAGGTGCAGCCCACTGACATAGCTGCCCTGCCCAAGACTCACATCAATAACAAGAAACTACAAATGTTTGGGGTAGAAATGCGAGCCGAGGTAAGTCCCATTAAGGACAAGTGAATGACAAGAAAGACAATTTGACTGAGGGTGCTGCAATCTACCAAATATGGATAGTGGTCACAAATGCTTTCCTATATTCTGAACATTGTAGGTGCTGAAACTGGTCCAGAGACTAATGCAGGCCCAACAGACTGCAAAAACCACATTGGATCCGCCAGCCAATGTATCAGTTGGCCAGTTTCTCTGTTCCTGGAAGAGGTTGATTCTTAAAACCAATTCAGAAAGTGGGGGGAATGACATGACCAAGTCTGACATGAAGACAGTGGAGCTACTAAAGAAAACTGTGGACCACCTCAATCAGGTTTTCAATGTGAGAAGATGATATGACATTGGTTATTATTATTAAGTAGTACTAACCAATGTTAAAGTGATGTCTCAAATCATTTGTGGTTGTTTTGTAGCTCAACACAGGTCATCTATCTCAGATGATGATGAACATGGGGTCAGTGGAGGAATCCAAGCAGCTCCCTGACTGTATTCACAGTGAAAACGGGCTGATCCTGACAGACCTTGGCAGGATGCAGGTGAAAATAACTACTGCAATCCAAATGAATGATGTGCATACGGTGCAATACATAAATGTACATTGTAATTGTGTTCTATTGCAGATTATCAATGGCCTTCGCAGATTTGATATTGAGTATCAAGGGGACCCACAGCTGCAGCCTGTGAGAAGCTATGAAAACGCAGTCTTGGTGCAGCTCATGTTTTGGATCGCCACACTAATCAATAACAAAGTAAGTGGGGAGTCTTACCGGGGGCTTCATGCACCCCAAAgatctgagggggcacaaagtgCGTGAGGATGGCTGGGGGGTGGAAGTTGGAGAAGTtggcatttttcaaacacctgaaacataTTTTTcttgcaatctagagccataatcatcaTGCTTAATTCTATAATTATTTTTCTGCATATATAAACATAAGCATAAGCATACCTCtactaaaatctgggtaaaatattgaaaggaatgtgagtcttattcaatacatttagtaattgcttgctGTTCTAAAGtgtaccaaccttgccagcaatCATACCAGCTAAGACAGTTAGACAAGCTCGCTACTTGAACTTGATTGATATCCTGAAATGGCGTATTGGTacctagttatgaggttgggagattgggaacctacaGTATCTGCTATTTGTCTAACTTAATAACATTTCTAGttggctagtagtattacagtattacaacaacaaaaaagtttactttttaaaatcattttttattttacatgaCAAATCTGAGGAGTCTCATGCCCctgtgccccctatgggcatgatgcCTTTGGGTCTGACTTTTGATGCAATTTAATATTTCTATAATGATTAATTATGAACactattatatacatatatatatatagaaattgactgaccaggtgaatccaggtgaaagctatgatcccttattggtgtcactaaatccacttcaatcagtgtaaatggaggggaggagactggttaaagaacGATTTTTAAGCCTTATGATAATTGAGACATGActtttgtatgtgtgccattcagacggtgaatgggcaaaacaaaatatttaattggcacaactgcgggaagcattggagtcaacatgggccagcatccctgtggaaggctttcaacaccttgtagagtctatgctctgactaattgaggctgttctgaggtcaaaagggggtgtaactcaatattaggaaggtgttcttatgttttgtatactcagtgcatatggcatacagtaggcctacctatAATGATTGGTAGTAGTACAGGAATACATGTATTGACTAAATTACTTGAGAATTTTGTCCTGCAGCTTGAAGGACACATGAACGATCTGTGCTCACAACAGAACCTGCTGGGAAGGCTGGGACAACACTACTTTATCACCTCCTCTGTAAAAGGAAGGTTcccaaggagtacagtgacacaGCAAAGCCAGGACGACTACCACCTGCGGCCACGCCTTACCCTGCGCACATTTGCGAGTTATCGCACATTACTCATTCTCCTGTTACTCTACTCGCTGGGATCTCTGTTTTCTATTAGCCCACTGTTCAGCACATGCCTCATCTTAATGTTGAGCTTTTTGTATGGGCTGTGCATGACTGTCTACGTGGGAAAGTAAAAAAACGTTATTCTGCGTCAATGTGTGTGTTATACCTAATAAAGGTGTTTTGAACTCACCAACTTCAATTGACTGATAATTAGGAGTTCACAGTGAAGTTGTCAAACCTATTGCTATTCTCTGACTTCTTATTGTTTTCCTTGACATGGTCAAACAACTTAAGCATAGATTGGTAACTTTTTTTCTAATTTGCCACATAGAAACTAGAGGCCATGAGGAACATATTCAAAAAGAACGCCACTCATTGGCCTATAGTTGAGGCTATTATAAGCAGTCTAACTTAAACACTCATATCCGTCGTTCCGTTTGATCTAGAGTCTTGATACTTTGTATGTAAATGTCTTTCCTCATGCTGAACAAATTTGCCTCAAGGACCCATAAGGTCAATACGGATAGATTTTCTTCCATCTTAGAGAGTTTGGAAAACGTATATTCTCATCAAACCATAACTCCAAAATGTGGTATGTAGGCCCATGACAAATCTCTTAACTTAGCTGGAAAAAGCTAAGGGATTGGTTAAGAGATGGCTGAGTTATTGATGAATCAGGAAATCTGATTGTACATGTCCATTATAATCCTTTGTAAATCCACTCCACAATGGCCTATCAACTTGAAACTTTTTAGAGTCTAGGCTACCACGGAGAACCATGGCATTTGAAACTTTTTAGAGTCTAGGCTACCACGGAGAACCATGGCATTTgaaatcttttttttaaataaggaaACTATTAACAATTCACTTTTTTGACTATGTAATGACTAAATATGCCATTGACACCAGCGAGACCATAGGATACTAGAGCAATAACTATTGATCAAGTggacttcattaaatagtactcgcaaaacacccgtctcaacgtcaacagtgaagaggcgactccgggatgctggccttctaggcagagttgcaaagaaaaatccatctctcagactggccaataaaaataaaagattaagatgggaaaaggaacagacacagaaactctgcctagaaggccagcatcccggagttgcctcttccccgttgacgttgagactgatgttttgcgggtactatttaatgaagctgccagttgaggacttgtgaggcgtctgtttctcaaactagacactaatgtacttgttctcttgctcagttttgcaccgtggcctcccactcctccttctattctggttagagataGTTTGTgctttctgtgaagggagtagtacacagcattgtatgagatcttcagtttattgGAAATGTTTCACATGGAATAGCCctcatttctcagaacatgaatagactgataagtttcagaagaaaggtctttgtttatggccattttgagcctgtaatcaaatccacaaatgctgatgctccagatactcaactagtctaaagaatgccagttttattgcttctttaatcagaacagtttttagctgtgctaacaattgcaaaagggttttccaatgaccaattagccttttaaaattataaacttggattagctaacacaacgtgccattagaacacaggagtgatggttgctgataatgggccgctgtacacctactgtatgtagatattccatttaaaagaatcagccttttccagctacaatagtcatttacgacattaacaatgtatttctgatcaatttgatgttattttaataagcaatttttgcttttctttcaaaaacaaggacatttctatgtgactccaaacttttgaatggtagtgtacattgtTGACTACAACCTGCATTGAAAAAGTACTGAAATT
The genomic region above belongs to Oncorhynchus mykiss isolate Arlee chromosome 6, USDA_OmykA_1.1, whole genome shotgun sequence and contains:
- the LOC110525592 gene encoding sphingomyelin phosphodiesterase 4; translated protein: MSSSDHLKTDWTIKSLPQQCTEMTKDINDKPVKELCVIFPWMVERVVGSLDGSTVGWSLSSLQAHSSDYSNVLEFLQPSGPMLKLVYKLQAEDYNFEIQVANLPGVISNSRIFLNKLPSQSHQRLSLNAFEYFMFYFATSVITQRDHHSGQQTSISNSVYFALVDAYFKHFLPTEGSPHSDVKGTLTSHIPRSSRYSETSKGLLKCQCPVNTETTNQSIWRSGTMLQIFLEIWLPHFPLETHQKLNEVSVITEEHILVVRQLVKHMHALSGKTKLDQSDILPSAHSETYLSEDFKRVVTSEYVQRLYLLLLHCFKQWPMEKSFRAVLETWLSYIQPWRYQKHVYSENKEKWASFIQENIPMYTRLFSFFLKRFAHVDLVNVDNATMVFRMTKVFAQTSLPELIENGEKLLLHQGPLLPSTLMASQVQPTDIAALPKTHINNKKLQMFGVEMRAEVLKLVQRLMQAQQTAKTTLDPPANVSVGQFLCSWKRLILKTNSESGGNDMTKSDMKTVELLKKTVDHLNQVFNLNTGHLSQMMMNMGSVEESKQLPDCIHSENGLILTDLGRMQIINGLRRFDIEYQGDPQLQPVRSYENAVLVQLMFWIATLINNKLEGHMNDLCSQQNLLGRLGQHYFITSSVKGRFPRSTVTQQSQDDYHLRPRLTLRTFASYRTLLILLLLYSLGSLFSISPLFSTCLILMLSFLYGLCMTVYVGK